The segment CCTGGCTGATGCTATTCGGCCGCTGGAGGGCTCCCGATGCCTGAGCAGGGCCTGGGCTCCATCTTCCTGAACGCCTGCCTGATCAACAACTTCGTGCTTGCCTACTTCCTGGGCTTGTGTCCGTTCCTGGGCGTGTCCAACCGGCTGGAGACCGCGACCCGGATGGGCGCGGCGGTCAGCTTCGTGATGCTCGTCGCCTCGGTGTGCGCATTCGGAATCGAGCGTGTTCTGGTCGCCATCGACGCGCCGTACCTTCGGCTCATCTCATTCATCGTCGTGATCGCCTCCACCGTACAGCTGGTCGAGATGTTCATCCGCAAGACGAGCCCGACGCTATTCCGCAGCCTCGGCATCTTCCTGCCACTGATCACGACGAATTGCGCGATCCTGGGCCTCGCCCTCTTCCAGACGAACAAGGGCTACAGCTTCACCCAATCCATCGCCTACGCACTTGGTGCCGGTGCGGGCTTCACGTTGGCTCTCGTGCTGATGGCCGGATTGCGGGAGAAGCTCGAGCTGGCCCCGGTGCCCGACCCGGTGCGGGGAACCGCCCTGGCCCTGGTACTGGCCGGCATCCTCTCGATGGCGTTCATGGGCTTCGCTGGATTGGGGGTCTGATCGCATGTGGACGACACACGTGACGGCGCTGCTCGGATTTGTCCTGCTGTTGCTGGCGTGGCTCGTGGTGCAGAACGCCTGGCACAGGGTCTTCCCCGAAGCGGATCCGGATCCCCTGGCGGGGCGCTTCGGCTGCCGTGGCGCAGCCTGTCCAAAGCAAGATGAAAGCGGCGGGGCTTGTCCCCACGCAGAGGAGAGAGCATGAGTGAAACCGTCAAGCACCTCCAGGACTACGACACCGAGCCGCGGTTCGAAACCACACTGGTCGGGAGCCGGCGCATTACAGCGGAGGGCGCCGCCGATGAGGTCCGTGAGCTCACCCTCGAGGTGGATCGCACGGATTTCCCGTTCCAGATTGGTCAGAGCATCGGCGTGCTCGCTCCAGCCTCGCCGGCATTCGGCCAGGAGCATCACTTTCGGCTCTACAGCGTTGCGGGTCTGCCCGAGAGCGACTCGTCCGAAACGCCGCGCATCGAAATCGCCGTACGGCGATGCTCCTACGTCGATGAATACAGCGGTGAAAAGTATCCCGGTATTGCGTCGAATTTCCTGTGTGACCTGGCGCCCGGCGACAGCTTCCTCACGACGGGCCCCTACGGGCTTCCCTTCGAGCTACCCGACGAGCGCGACGCAAACCTGATCCTGATCGGTAGTGGGACAGGCATCGCACCCTTCCGGGCGTTCGTGAAGCGGCTGTATCGGACGGTGCCGGAGTTCGAGGGTCAGGTGTGGCTCTTCCACGGAGCACGAAGTGGTCTCGAGATGCTCTACATGAACGACGAGCGAGACGACTTCGCGCTCTATTACGACAAAGAGACCTTCGAGGCGTTTCGGGCGCTCAGCCCGCGGCCGGGTTGGGGCGATCCGGTTGCATGGGCCGCCGCGATCAAGGAGCGTGGCGCCGATCTGTGGAAGATGCTCGGCGAGGCGAAGACCTATGTCTTCGTCGCAGGACTCGAGCCGATGCTGGCCGAACTCGATGCGGCGTTCGCTGACCTGGCCGGCTCCGACGAGAAATGGCAGCGCCGCAAGGCGGAACTCCGAGCCGGACATCGCTGGGTGGAACTGGTCTACTAGCCTGAACTATGCACGAAAGTTGGCTGAGAAGCTGGCTTTCCAATGTTTCAGCGTGCCGCGCGGCGATTGACGCTGACGGATCTCGTTTTGGGTGGTCGATGCCCATTCCGTGGCGCGAATGCGGAGTGTGCTTCGGC is part of the bacterium genome and harbors:
- a CDS encoding RnfABCDGE type electron transport complex subunit A, producing MPEQGLGSIFLNACLINNFVLAYFLGLCPFLGVSNRLETATRMGAAVSFVMLVASVCAFGIERVLVAIDAPYLRLISFIVVIASTVQLVEMFIRKTSPTLFRSLGIFLPLITTNCAILGLALFQTNKGYSFTQSIAYALGAGAGFTLALVLMAGLREKLELAPVPDPVRGTALALVLAGILSMAFMGFAGLGV
- a CDS encoding ferredoxin-NADP reductase, which codes for MSETVKHLQDYDTEPRFETTLVGSRRITAEGAADEVRELTLEVDRTDFPFQIGQSIGVLAPASPAFGQEHHFRLYSVAGLPESDSSETPRIEIAVRRCSYVDEYSGEKYPGIASNFLCDLAPGDSFLTTGPYGLPFELPDERDANLILIGSGTGIAPFRAFVKRLYRTVPEFEGQVWLFHGARSGLEMLYMNDERDDFALYYDKETFEAFRALSPRPGWGDPVAWAAAIKERGADLWKMLGEAKTYVFVAGLEPMLAELDAAFADLAGSDEKWQRRKAELRAGHRWVELVY